The DNA window AGGAATTCACCACCGCGGTAGTCAAGTCCGCTTCGAGCTTTCCCGCCCCCAGGTGTAGCACCAAATGCCACGGGACCTGATTGGCCAAGGTCACCTCACCCTTCATCCCCGCGGCCCAGTTCAAGAGGGTCTCTTCCCGGAAAAAGGAAAGGGTATACTCCGCCACGTCCCCCTTCTGCTCCACTTCCCAGCGGGGTGGAAGACCGTGATAGGTAATATCGGAATAGAGCAGGACTGACTCGGACTGGGCCCTCAGCCTTAGGCTACCGGCGGGTATATCCATCTGCAGCCGCGCAACGGTGGTCGTCCCTGGGTCCCCATGGAAGAAAACCTCTTTCTGTTCCGACTCAGTGGTTGCCCAATAAACTCCCATGTAGAAGACAGCAGCCACCAGGGCACCGATCAAAAGGAACTGGACAACCAGCGACAGCAGAGAGGTGCGCCTACCAAACAACAGACTAATCCCCAGCAGAATCAAAAGGGCTGGCCAAGCCCGGTGCAGGTTCGACCAGAAAGAGGGGTCCAACACCCCCAAATTACTCAACAAAAGGCAGATGCCAAAAAAGACTAGCAACACACCGAAAAACAAACGGGAGGGGGACATAGATCTATTCCTTTCTTGTACCGTTCCAGATCAGCGCCACACCACACACAATCAACAGGGTAGGCCAAAAAAACCGCCGCACCTGTATGAAGATATAGCTCGGGATCATATTCCGCACCAAGAATATGACTCCAAGTGCGATCAAAAGAATTCCCAGCAGTTGTTTTGCGGTACCGGCATCCCCGGGATGGCTGTGCCCAGGCTCCCCAGAGAAGGGCTCCTCGTCGGAGGCTTCGGGGATAATGATCAAGGCCGCAATATAAGCAAAAAATCCAATCCCAGTAAAAAGCAGCACCAACCAAATAAGACGCATGATTACCGGATCCACCCCGAAATACTCCGCAAGCCCGCCAGCTACACCACCAATCATACGGTCCCGTCTAGACCGATAAAGCCTCTTTCCCATCATCATCGCCCCTTCACAGACTGATTTATCCTCGCCCGTCAATCCACATCAACGGTATCCCACTCGGGCTCTTCGGGGATAATGATCCAGGCGATGATGTATGCCAACAGACCAAACCCCGCCCACAAACCAACAATCACCCACAAAAGTCTCACCAAACTGGGGTCAATGGAGAAGTATTGGGCCAGGCCCCCGGCCACACCACCCAACTTACGCTCCGTACGGGAGCGATATAGTCGCTTCATGGTCACGCTCCGTCCTTTCCTCCTTGGGATTTCAACTGAACCAATAGTCTAAACAGCCCATCGAGGTCTGTCACCCGACACGTACTTCTTTGGGCACAACGCATAGTCAAGACCTTATCCTGGGTAACCAGCACATCGGCATATTTTTCAGCTGCACTGAGAATCAAGTCGTCCGACGCTCCCCCAAGATCCAGGTCCAATTCATCGGGAACGGGACATACAAGGCGCGGAATTGCCTGCAACTGTCTGCGTTTTCTTGCATCGGAAATGGCCGCGATCTCCGCTTCCTGCACCGGTGTAGAAAGAAACTGCAGATAGCCTTGGCGAACCAACGGTACAAGCAAAGGCCAAACATCAGCTGCTGCAATCAAATCAAAGGCGTTGCTGTCTAGCATTGCTTTAATGGGAAGCTCCAACTTCTATACCCCAATCATCAGTTACCCTCATTACTAAGCTTACTACAGGAAAGGGTGCTTTTCAACAGGATTGCCTCATTCAAGGAGCCCTGGAAAATCTTCCCCATCTTCTTCGCTTTCATCCGGTTCCTCATCTTCTTCAACCGGT is part of the Bacillota bacterium genome and encodes:
- a CDS encoding PspC domain-containing protein — encoded protein: MGKRLYRSRRDRMIGGVAGGLAEYFGVDPVIMRLIWLVLLFTGIGFFAYIAALIIIPEASDEEPFSGEPGHSHPGDAGTAKQLLGILLIALGVIFLVRNMIPSYIFIQVRRFFWPTLLIVCGVALIWNGTRKE
- a CDS encoding PspC domain-containing protein, which produces MKRLYRSRTERKLGGVAGGLAQYFSIDPSLVRLLWVIVGLWAGFGLLAYIIAWIIIPEEPEWDTVDVD